One window of the Archangium primigenium genome contains the following:
- a CDS encoding glutamine synthetase family protein: MASRSKAKVITLPSPASRRARAKDKEKERDTGRPLGRVPSGTDVLHKWFEEKGIRQVKLGAVDLDGVWRGKYVSVEKFFSACKSGMGFCDVVFGWDIADELLDNTKVTGWHTGYPDGMCRVDTSSARIIPWEPDTAAFLLDFVNPDGSPFEPSPRQLLQKIGQRARDMGYLPKFGAEYEFFIFKETPQTLKEKGYSQLTPLTPGMFGYSWLRTSLNAPLVHAIINGCRDFGVELEGFHTETGPGVFEAAIRYDSLEKIADKAVLFKTAVKEICARHGLTACFMAKVDPKLPGCSGHIHQSLWSLKEDENVFHDPDDRDGMSQTMRHYLGGQIALMPELTALYWPTINSYKRSVENTWAPTTATWGKENRTTAVRVIGDSPKSMRLEYRQTGADMNAYLGMAASLAAGLWGVENEVELPERCAGNGYASEAPLLPRTLKEAVTLLKESERARQILGEEFVDHFVRTREWEARQYERAVTSWELERYLELI; encoded by the coding sequence ATGGCGAGTCGTTCCAAGGCGAAGGTCATCACGTTGCCATCTCCCGCGAGCAGGCGGGCGCGCGCGAAGGACAAGGAGAAGGAGCGCGACACCGGCAGGCCCCTGGGGCGCGTTCCCTCGGGCACGGACGTGCTGCACAAGTGGTTCGAGGAAAAGGGCATTCGCCAGGTGAAGCTCGGCGCGGTGGACCTGGACGGCGTGTGGCGCGGCAAGTACGTGTCGGTGGAGAAGTTCTTCTCCGCCTGCAAGAGCGGCATGGGCTTCTGTGACGTGGTGTTCGGCTGGGACATCGCGGACGAGCTGCTCGACAACACGAAGGTGACGGGCTGGCACACGGGCTATCCGGACGGCATGTGCCGCGTGGACACCAGCAGCGCGCGCATCATCCCCTGGGAGCCGGACACGGCCGCCTTCCTGCTGGACTTCGTGAACCCGGACGGCTCGCCCTTCGAGCCGAGCCCGCGCCAGCTGCTGCAGAAGATTGGCCAGCGCGCGCGCGACATGGGCTACCTGCCCAAGTTCGGCGCCGAGTACGAGTTCTTCATCTTCAAGGAGACGCCGCAGACGCTCAAGGAGAAGGGCTACTCGCAGCTCACGCCCCTGACGCCCGGCATGTTCGGCTACTCGTGGCTGCGCACCTCGCTCAACGCGCCGCTCGTGCACGCCATCATCAATGGCTGCCGCGACTTCGGCGTGGAGCTGGAGGGCTTCCACACCGAGACGGGCCCGGGCGTGTTCGAGGCCGCCATCCGCTACGACTCGCTGGAGAAGATCGCGGACAAGGCGGTGCTCTTCAAGACGGCGGTCAAGGAGATCTGCGCGCGCCACGGCCTCACCGCCTGCTTCATGGCCAAGGTGGACCCGAAGCTGCCCGGCTGCTCGGGGCACATCCACCAGTCGCTGTGGTCGCTCAAGGAGGACGAGAACGTCTTCCACGATCCGGACGACCGCGACGGCATGAGCCAGACGATGCGCCACTACCTCGGCGGGCAGATCGCGCTGATGCCGGAGCTCACGGCGCTCTACTGGCCCACCATCAACAGCTACAAGCGCAGCGTGGAGAACACGTGGGCGCCCACCACCGCCACGTGGGGCAAGGAGAACCGCACCACCGCGGTGCGCGTGATTGGCGACAGCCCCAAGTCCATGCGCCTGGAGTACCGGCAGACGGGCGCGGACATGAACGCCTACCTCGGCATGGCGGCGAGCCTGGCCGCGGGCCTGTGGGGCGTGGAGAACGAGGTGGAGCTGCCCGAGCGCTGCGCCGGCAACGGCTATGCCTCCGAGGCGCCGCTCCTGCCGCGCACGCTCAAGGAGGCCGTGACGCTGCTCAAGGAGTCCGAGCGGGCCCGGCAGATCCTGGGCGAGGAGTTCGTGGACCACTTCGTGCGCACGCGCGAGTGGGAAGCGCGTCAGTACGAGCGCGCCGTGACGAGCTGGGAGCTCGAGCGCTACCTGGAGCTCATCTAG
- a CDS encoding iron-containing alcohol dehydrogenase, protein MKPFDLPSEPRITEMSWPTKIVFGAGALQRVPAQVSRLNMKRPLVVTDGGVVKAGLAQRLYDVLKGAGVAYVAFEQVKPDPTEHDAFAGLEAYRAGGCDGIIAIGGGSPLDAAKLVQVLVTHEPPLSRYDDATGGDQYVRDNMPPLIAIPTTAGTGSEVSRSGVATLSDTGRKTVIFSPFLMPKAAICDPELTLGLPPGPTAATGMDAFTHCLEAYLSNGFHPLADAVSIDGIARVARSLPLAVSDGKNLLARTDMMVAAFQGAMAFQKGLGACHALAHALTPTSGVHHGLANAIVLPVVMEFNRPVCTARMARVAQAMGDSSNAREEVLAANAVERVRKLNQTVGIPTRLRDVGVQEKDLERIADKAFQDASHRGNPRPCTQEDLLAMIRESY, encoded by the coding sequence ATGAAACCCTTCGACTTGCCGAGCGAGCCGCGCATCACCGAGATGTCCTGGCCCACGAAGATCGTCTTCGGGGCCGGGGCGCTGCAGCGCGTGCCCGCGCAGGTGTCCCGGCTGAACATGAAGCGTCCGTTGGTGGTGACGGACGGAGGCGTGGTGAAGGCCGGGCTCGCGCAGCGGCTGTACGACGTGCTCAAGGGCGCGGGCGTGGCGTATGTCGCCTTCGAGCAGGTCAAGCCCGACCCCACCGAGCACGATGCCTTCGCGGGCCTGGAGGCGTACCGCGCCGGGGGCTGCGACGGCATCATCGCCATTGGCGGTGGCAGCCCGCTGGACGCGGCCAAGCTCGTGCAGGTGCTCGTCACGCACGAGCCGCCCCTGTCGCGCTACGACGACGCCACGGGCGGCGACCAGTACGTGCGCGACAACATGCCGCCGCTCATCGCCATCCCCACCACCGCGGGCACGGGCTCGGAGGTGAGCCGCTCGGGCGTGGCCACGCTGTCGGACACGGGCCGCAAGACGGTCATCTTCAGCCCGTTCCTCATGCCCAAGGCGGCCATCTGCGACCCGGAGCTCACCCTGGGGCTGCCGCCCGGGCCCACCGCGGCCACGGGCATGGACGCCTTCACCCACTGCCTGGAGGCCTACCTGTCCAACGGCTTCCACCCGCTGGCGGACGCGGTGTCCATCGACGGCATCGCCCGTGTGGCGCGCTCGCTGCCCCTGGCCGTGAGTGACGGCAAGAACCTGCTGGCGCGCACGGACATGATGGTGGCCGCCTTCCAGGGCGCCATGGCCTTCCAGAAGGGGCTCGGCGCCTGCCACGCCCTGGCGCATGCGCTCACGCCCACCTCCGGCGTCCACCACGGTCTGGCCAACGCCATCGTGCTGCCCGTGGTGATGGAGTTCAACCGGCCGGTGTGCACCGCGCGCATGGCCCGCGTGGCCCAGGCCATGGGGGACTCCTCCAACGCGCGCGAGGAGGTGCTCGCCGCCAACGCCGTGGAGCGCGTGCGCAAGCTCAACCAGACCGTTGGCATTCCGACACGTCTGCGCGACGTGGGCGTGCAGGAGAAGGACCTGGAGCGCATCGCCGACAAGGCCTTCCAGGACGCCTCCCATCGGGGCAATCCTCGCCCTTGCACCCAGGAAGACCTACTCGCGATGATCCGCGAATCGTATTAG
- a CDS encoding helix-turn-helix domain-containing protein produces the protein MDNEKAILSGRFGSHVKRLRNSRKLTQEQLAERSALSVDAIRRIERGGFSPSLETLNKLSGGLDLSLKTLFHGFGREKPDRVAELCDFLGRLSGREVQLAWRVIHAMFEEK, from the coding sequence ATGGACAATGAGAAAGCCATCCTTTCGGGGCGGTTCGGTAGCCATGTGAAGCGCCTCCGGAATTCACGTAAACTGACGCAGGAGCAACTCGCCGAGCGCAGTGCGCTGTCCGTCGATGCCATCCGGCGCATCGAGCGCGGCGGGTTCTCTCCTTCTCTTGAAACCCTCAACAAGCTGTCGGGCGGTCTGGACCTGTCCTTGAAGACGCTGTTTCACGGCTTCGGCCGGGAGAAGCCCGATCGGGTCGCGGAGCTGTGTGACTTCCTCGGGCGCCTGTCCGGGCGCGAAGTCCAGTTGGCCTGGCGGGTCATTCATGCGATGTTCGAGGAGAAATGA
- a CDS encoding response regulator — MTGTPRVVLLVEDELDLRTVIEELLIEEGFQVVCAADGVAALDWVSAGGKPSLVLLDFFMPRLSGDEFIQRLRAIPALERVPLVAMSGAEVKHADLTASLRKPFELFDLVDLVHALARAP; from the coding sequence ATGACGGGAACACCCCGCGTCGTGCTGCTGGTCGAGGATGAACTCGACTTGCGAACGGTCATCGAGGAGTTGCTCATCGAGGAGGGCTTCCAGGTCGTGTGCGCGGCGGATGGTGTGGCCGCGCTCGACTGGGTGTCCGCCGGAGGGAAGCCCTCCCTCGTGCTTCTCGACTTCTTCATGCCCCGGCTGAGCGGGGATGAGTTCATCCAGCGGCTGCGGGCCATTCCCGCGCTCGAGCGGGTGCCGCTGGTGGCCATGAGCGGCGCGGAAGTGAAGCACGCCGATCTCACGGCCTCGCTGCGCAAGCCCTTCGAGCTGTTCGATCTCGTGGATCTGGTGCATGCGCTGGCCCGAGCGCCCTGA
- a CDS encoding ArnT family glycosyltransferase, with amino-acid sequence MTTRGRAATRPEKLIALGLWALAFCALWATESAVGFTRDESFYFHAARDYARWFQQLVHEPGRALTDAAIVRAWDYNHEHPALMKTLFGLSHLLFHDTLGWLRPAAAFRLPAFALAALIPALAFLLGSAVFSRAAGLFAALSFLLVPRQYFNAELACFDMPIAAMWLLVVYAFWRALEDRHWGVLCGVFFGLAVATKHNALFLPFTLAPFALWRAWTSSEGQPVARTALWRVVGLFGAVAVLYALLLVSLGPEGFQRKFFLLSPHTLLFVVLAVGALGLLHVLHATHPTTALALLPLATMATFGPVVFYLHWPYLWHAPVDRTAWYLVFHATHNHYAWFYLGTLMREPPFPWSYVVVKTALTVPTSLFVPMVTGGLVLAARALLGLAARTRAWVTPLTLAEGLVGLHAIAALLIISPPSVPHFGGVKHWLPSMPFLGLLAGVAVCRGCAALVETLRARWPRLPFSAVAAPVFAAVLLPALLALVRVFPYGTSYYSELAGGIPGAASLGMQRQFWSSNVTAVLPWINAHAPRNARLFLHEVTGFAFQDYQREGLLRADLRPAGLGDSDVAAYQYHQEFREHEFALWQAYGTRTPVTGLYLDEAPQVIVYQRP; translated from the coding sequence ATGACGACCCGAGGCCGCGCCGCGACCCGCCCGGAGAAGCTCATCGCCCTGGGCTTGTGGGCGCTCGCCTTCTGCGCGCTGTGGGCCACCGAGTCCGCCGTGGGCTTCACCCGCGACGAGAGCTTCTACTTCCACGCCGCGCGGGACTACGCGCGCTGGTTCCAGCAGCTCGTGCACGAGCCCGGGCGGGCCCTCACCGACGCGGCCATCGTGCGCGCCTGGGACTACAACCACGAGCACCCGGCGTTGATGAAGACGCTCTTCGGGCTGTCGCACCTGCTCTTCCACGACACACTCGGGTGGCTGCGCCCCGCCGCGGCCTTCCGCCTGCCGGCCTTTGCCCTGGCGGCGCTCATCCCCGCCCTCGCCTTCCTGCTGGGCAGCGCGGTGTTCAGCCGCGCCGCGGGCCTCTTCGCCGCCCTCTCCTTCCTGCTCGTGCCGCGCCAGTATTTCAACGCGGAGCTGGCGTGCTTCGACATGCCCATCGCGGCCATGTGGCTGCTCGTGGTCTACGCCTTCTGGCGCGCGCTGGAGGATCGCCACTGGGGCGTGCTGTGCGGCGTCTTCTTCGGGCTGGCCGTGGCCACCAAGCACAACGCCCTCTTCCTGCCCTTCACCCTGGCGCCCTTCGCCCTGTGGCGCGCGTGGACGAGCAGCGAGGGGCAGCCCGTGGCGCGCACCGCCCTATGGCGGGTGGTGGGGCTGTTCGGCGCCGTGGCGGTGCTCTACGCGCTGCTCCTCGTGAGCCTCGGGCCCGAGGGCTTCCAGCGGAAGTTCTTCCTGCTCAGCCCCCACACCCTGCTGTTCGTCGTGCTCGCCGTGGGCGCCCTGGGCCTGCTGCACGTGCTCCACGCGACGCACCCCACGACCGCGCTCGCCCTGCTGCCCCTGGCCACCATGGCCACGTTCGGCCCGGTCGTCTTCTACCTGCACTGGCCCTACCTCTGGCACGCGCCGGTGGACCGCACGGCCTGGTACCTCGTCTTCCACGCCACCCACAACCACTACGCCTGGTTCTACCTGGGCACGCTCATGCGCGAGCCGCCCTTCCCGTGGAGCTACGTGGTCGTGAAGACGGCGCTCACCGTGCCCACCAGCCTCTTCGTGCCCATGGTGACGGGCGGGCTCGTGCTCGCCGCGCGCGCGCTCCTGGGCCTCGCGGCCCGCACCCGCGCCTGGGTGACGCCCCTCACGCTCGCCGAGGGGCTGGTGGGGCTGCACGCCATCGCCGCCCTGCTCATCATCAGCCCGCCGAGCGTGCCGCACTTCGGCGGCGTGAAGCACTGGCTGCCCTCGATGCCGTTCCTGGGCCTGCTCGCGGGCGTGGCCGTGTGCCGGGGGTGCGCGGCGCTCGTCGAGACGCTCCGCGCGCGCTGGCCTCGCCTGCCCTTTTCCGCCGTGGCCGCGCCCGTGTTCGCCGCGGTGCTGCTGCCCGCGCTGCTCGCGCTCGTGCGCGTGTTCCCCTACGGCACGAGCTACTACTCGGAGCTCGCCGGCGGCATTCCGGGCGCCGCCTCCCTGGGCATGCAGCGCCAGTTCTGGTCGAGCAACGTGACGGCCGTGCTGCCGTGGATCAACGCGCACGCGCCGCGCAACGCCCGCCTCTTCCTGCACGAGGTGACGGGCTTCGCCTTCCAGGACTACCAGCGAGAGGGCCTGCTGCGCGCCGACTTGCGCCCGGCGGGCCTCGGTGACTCGGACGTCGCGGCCTACCAGTACCACCAGGAGTTCCGCGAGCACGAGTTCGCCCTCTGGCAGGCCTACGGCACCCGCACGCCCGTCACCGGGCTCTACCTGGACGAGGCGCCCCAGGTCATCGTCTACCAGCGGCCCTGA
- a CDS encoding CarD family transcriptional regulator — protein MPEGSASLQLSVGDRVVYPNQGVCRVSAIDVKEVAGQKLTFVTMRREEDGAVVMVPQAKVLSIGVRKVAGGEDVTQVFDFLRSDSDKADLDWKQRARTNLDRMTQGGLLGLAEVVKGLQVLSELRPLPTKERELYDNARHLLVSELAAALNISEANAEDSLDVVLFPPGRERPKRTAAEFKTRGEGDEDLGLDADLLGLDGDLDLPPDEEEPAEEEESSEEEGGEGGEDSDEEGEPKAKKAAASGDGDAPKKRGRPPKPKPEGAEAAPAAPKKRGRPPKPKPEGAEAAPAAPKKRGRPPKPKPEGAEAAAAAPKKRGRPPKARPNEAEDTEAEPEADLDEDFESDE, from the coding sequence ATGCCAGAAGGCTCCGCGTCACTCCAGCTCTCGGTTGGCGACCGGGTGGTCTACCCCAACCAGGGGGTCTGCCGGGTCTCGGCCATCGACGTCAAAGAAGTGGCCGGTCAGAAGCTCACGTTCGTCACGATGCGCCGGGAAGAAGACGGGGCCGTGGTGATGGTGCCTCAGGCCAAGGTGCTCTCCATCGGCGTGCGCAAGGTCGCGGGCGGCGAGGACGTGACCCAGGTCTTCGACTTCCTCCGCTCCGACAGCGACAAGGCGGACCTGGACTGGAAGCAGCGCGCCCGCACCAACCTGGATCGCATGACCCAGGGCGGGCTGCTCGGTCTGGCCGAGGTCGTCAAGGGCCTGCAGGTGCTCAGCGAGCTGCGGCCCCTGCCCACCAAGGAGCGCGAGCTCTACGACAACGCCCGGCACCTGCTGGTGTCCGAGCTGGCCGCGGCGCTCAACATCTCCGAGGCCAACGCCGAGGACTCCCTCGACGTGGTCCTCTTCCCGCCCGGCCGCGAGCGGCCCAAGCGCACCGCCGCCGAGTTCAAGACCCGCGGCGAGGGCGACGAGGATCTCGGCCTGGACGCGGACCTGCTCGGGCTGGACGGCGACCTGGACCTGCCTCCGGACGAGGAGGAGCCCGCCGAGGAGGAGGAGTCCTCCGAGGAAGAGGGCGGCGAGGGCGGCGAGGACTCCGACGAGGAGGGCGAGCCCAAGGCCAAGAAGGCCGCGGCGTCCGGCGACGGCGACGCGCCCAAGAAGCGCGGCCGTCCGCCCAAGCCCAAGCCCGAGGGCGCCGAGGCCGCTCCCGCCGCGCCCAAGAAGCGCGGCCGTCCGCCCAAGCCCAAGCCCGAGGGCGCCGAGGCCGCTCCCGCCGCGCCCAAGAAGCGCGGCCGTCCGCCCAAGCCCAAGCCCGAGGGTGCCGAGGCCGCCGCCGCCGCGCCCAAGAAGCGCGGCCGTCCGCCCAAGGCCCGGCCCAACGAGGCCGAGGACACCGAGGCCGAGCCCGAGGCCGACCTGGACGAGGACTTCGAGTCCGATGAGTGA
- a CDS encoding PilZ domain-containing protein, with translation MLPGMSESGTKQTLGEVRLKVAYKKPEDLLSEYTRSIGRGGVTLHTQKSLPVGTRFVFELHNPGLTKPVEVLGEVVRSTPQPGDRYLLTVKYDPGQDRGGLDTVLQRIFDLQEYEKLRRHARIPLNLPASEEETPFAPLFFVRDLSRGGVGLEVEAPALPTTVKVGMPFLLEMELSLGTLMLHGEVAWTSAGGAEVLPSFGVNFGTLRQDTVERLEKLLTLAAMPPPPWRARICFGIDAVMRMP, from the coding sequence ATGCTTCCCGGCATGAGCGAGAGCGGCACGAAGCAGACCCTCGGCGAGGTGCGCCTCAAGGTGGCCTACAAGAAGCCCGAGGATCTGCTGAGTGAGTACACACGCAGCATCGGTCGGGGGGGTGTGACGCTGCACACCCAGAAGAGCCTTCCGGTGGGCACGCGGTTCGTCTTCGAGTTGCACAACCCGGGCCTCACCAAGCCCGTGGAGGTGCTGGGCGAGGTGGTGCGCTCGACGCCCCAGCCCGGTGACCGCTACCTGCTCACCGTGAAGTACGACCCGGGTCAGGACCGGGGCGGCCTGGACACGGTGCTCCAGCGCATCTTCGATCTCCAGGAGTACGAGAAGCTGCGCCGCCATGCGCGCATCCCCTTGAACCTGCCGGCCTCCGAGGAGGAGACGCCCTTCGCCCCGCTCTTCTTCGTGCGCGACCTGTCGCGCGGCGGCGTGGGCCTGGAGGTGGAAGCCCCCGCCCTGCCCACCACGGTGAAGGTCGGCATGCCCTTCCTCCTGGAGATGGAGCTGTCGCTCGGCACGCTCATGCTGCATGGCGAGGTGGCCTGGACGTCCGCGGGCGGCGCCGAGGTGCTGCCCTCCTTCGGCGTCAACTTCGGCACCCTGCGCCAGGACACCGTGGAGCGGCTGGAGAAGCTGCTCACCCTGGCCGCCATGCCCCCGCCGCCCTGGCGCGCCCGCATCTGCTTCGGCATCGACGCCGTGATGCGCATGCCCTGA
- the mraZ gene encoding division/cell wall cluster transcriptional repressor MraZ: MFRGVYEHQIDAKGRTSLPSRLRETLVGGYDERLIVTTALDPCLHAYPVREWEQLEVALARRNPLEPGVKTLMRLYVASAQECPLDKLGRLVIPPSLRAHAGLDKDVVWAGMVKVIELWSREGWARAQEEARKEASSADVMRVLTELRQ, from the coding sequence GTGTTCCGAGGCGTCTACGAGCACCAGATCGACGCGAAGGGGCGCACGAGCCTCCCGTCACGGCTGCGCGAGACGCTCGTGGGGGGCTACGACGAGCGCCTCATCGTCACGACGGCGCTCGATCCCTGTCTGCACGCCTATCCGGTGCGCGAGTGGGAGCAGTTGGAGGTGGCGCTCGCCCGCCGCAACCCCCTGGAGCCCGGGGTGAAGACGTTGATGCGGCTCTACGTGGCGAGCGCGCAGGAGTGCCCCCTCGACAAGCTGGGGCGGTTGGTGATCCCCCCGTCGCTGCGAGCGCACGCGGGGTTGGACAAGGACGTGGTGTGGGCGGGGATGGTGAAGGTGATCGAGCTGTGGAGTCGCGAGGGCTGGGCGCGTGCCCAGGAGGAGGCCCGCAAGGAAGCCTCCAGCGCGGACGTGATGCGCGTGCTCACCGAGCTGCGCCAGTAG
- a CDS encoding STAS domain-containing protein codes for MNQVAEAQGIRAVSSGRVETLMLEGELLERDLVQVCEDLALRMQRGLRNAVLDFSDVSHLDYRGVKPLLARADAFRKAGGDIKLSGLSPYLAAIFRAAGAHDSFELYPHMNDARAAFALSRAPFV; via the coding sequence ATGAACCAGGTAGCCGAAGCGCAGGGCATCCGCGCGGTCTCCAGTGGCCGGGTGGAGACGCTCATGCTCGAGGGGGAGCTGCTGGAGCGGGATCTCGTCCAGGTGTGCGAGGACCTGGCGCTGCGCATGCAGCGCGGCCTGCGCAACGCCGTGCTGGACTTCAGCGACGTGAGCCACCTGGACTACCGCGGCGTCAAGCCCCTGTTGGCGCGCGCCGACGCCTTCCGCAAGGCCGGCGGGGACATCAAGCTGTCGGGCCTGTCGCCCTACCTGGCCGCCATCTTCCGGGCCGCCGGAGCGCATGACAGCTTCGAGCTCTACCCGCACATGAACGACGCCCGGGCCGCCTTCGCGCTCTCGCGCGCTCCGTTCGTCTGA
- the rsmH gene encoding 16S rRNA (cytosine(1402)-N(4))-methyltransferase RsmH encodes MADFGHQTVLLREAVDVLQPGAGKVIIDGTLGGGGHSAALLARGARVLGVDRDPVALAAARARLTDASAFEARQGNFSELLTVAADVLPVDGVLVDLGVSSPQLDVAERGFSFQKDGPLDMRMGDTGRTAAELIDEEDEAQLVQVLREYGEEPFARPIARELKRALPARTLEAAEAVKRAVPRKAWPQKIHVATRTFQALRMAVNQELESLESLLAALPRLLKVGGRAAVISFHSLEDRKVKETFRDLVGGCKCPPGLPVCVCGGQGDFTLVTRKALAPSDDEIAANPRARSAHLRVVERIR; translated from the coding sequence TTGGCTGACTTCGGCCACCAGACCGTCCTCCTGCGCGAGGCGGTGGATGTCCTCCAACCGGGCGCGGGCAAGGTGATCATCGACGGCACGCTCGGTGGGGGCGGGCACTCGGCGGCCCTGCTCGCCCGGGGCGCGCGGGTGCTCGGCGTGGATCGGGATCCCGTGGCGCTCGCGGCCGCGCGGGCCCGGCTCACGGACGCGTCCGCCTTCGAGGCCCGTCAGGGCAACTTCAGTGAGCTGCTCACGGTGGCCGCGGACGTGCTGCCCGTGGACGGCGTGCTGGTGGACCTGGGCGTGTCCTCGCCGCAGCTGGACGTGGCCGAGCGGGGCTTCTCCTTCCAGAAGGACGGGCCGCTGGACATGCGCATGGGCGACACGGGCCGCACCGCCGCGGAGCTCATCGACGAGGAGGACGAGGCGCAGCTCGTGCAGGTGCTGCGCGAGTACGGCGAGGAGCCCTTCGCCCGGCCCATCGCCCGCGAGCTCAAGCGCGCCCTGCCCGCGCGCACCCTGGAGGCCGCCGAGGCCGTCAAGCGCGCGGTGCCGCGCAAGGCCTGGCCCCAGAAGATCCACGTGGCCACGCGCACCTTCCAGGCGCTGCGCATGGCGGTGAATCAGGAGCTGGAGTCCCTGGAGTCGCTGCTGGCCGCGCTGCCGCGCCTGCTCAAGGTGGGGGGCCGCGCCGCCGTCATCTCGTTCCACTCGCTGGAGGACCGCAAGGTGAAGGAGACCTTCCGGGACCTGGTGGGTGGGTGCAAATGCCCGCCGGGCCTCCCGGTGTGCGTGTGTGGTGGCCAGGGGGACTTCACCCTGGTGACGCGCAAGGCGCTCGCGCCCTCGGACGACGAAATCGCCGCCAACCCCCGTGCCCGTAGCGCGCACCTGCGCGTGGTGGAGAGGATTCGATGA
- the ftsL gene encoding cell division protein FtsL gives MGGTARALGPNGASVGRVFLHLLPAVLLFGLFAGVGILHVTSRVLVVDMGYRLSKAEAEGRDLTRENDRLKLELATLKNPARLERLAREKLGMAMPAGPAVIALPESGGKRPVQARSAPVVRVAERGGAL, from the coding sequence ATGGGCGGGACCGCCCGGGCCCTGGGTCCCAATGGCGCGTCGGTGGGCCGGGTGTTCCTGCACCTCTTGCCCGCGGTGCTGCTCTTCGGACTGTTCGCCGGGGTGGGCATCCTCCACGTGACGAGCCGGGTGCTGGTGGTGGACATGGGCTACCGGCTCTCCAAGGCCGAGGCGGAGGGGCGGGACCTCACGCGCGAGAATGATCGGCTCAAGCTGGAGCTGGCCACGCTCAAGAACCCAGCGCGCCTGGAGCGGCTCGCGCGCGAGAAGCTGGGCATGGCCATGCCCGCGGGCCCGGCCGTCATCGCCCTGCCCGAGTCCGGTGGCAAGCGTCCCGTTCAGGCCCGAAGCGCCCCGGTGGTGCGCGTGGCGGAGCGCGGCGGAGCACTCTGA